A region of the Raphanus sativus cultivar WK10039 unplaced genomic scaffold, ASM80110v3 Scaffold3129, whole genome shotgun sequence genome:
ccggatggtgtccagaggacgacgttcccaatcacgcaatcacttcgaggaacaggatacgaccggactcgataaaacccactacgatcctctggtcatcgacttggtgattcaggatctcgaagtcggccgcatcctcatcgataCAGGAGCACGGTCAACattcatgttccgcgacactctgcaggatgaacataccctcggagaagtcatcccagaccAAGACCAttaactggattctcgggcgtcacgtccatgaccctcggaaaaatcagactcccggtcatggctaaagaagtcacgaagatcgtcgaattcgcggtagtggataacccggctatctatatacgccataatgggaactccttggaataaatgccatgaaggcagtccccgtccacttaccatctcggcgtcaagtttccaacaccaactggaacagcggtaatctggggaagccaaaaacagtcgcgactctgcttcctagccgaacataaacttcgcagcaatcggaacgccccagtagctaacccgaagcgaaccaagaagaacctgagtatctccgagaactcagcaaaaaaacaactcggatttgtccgaacaggccacgacTCAGGAcagcgggaaaatcctcgagtccatcgccgagaaaacggatgacctaactccaaggcgaccgccgacttagccgaaacagtcaaggcgccggaaatcgtggagtagtaGCAACCGCGacagaaacagaactacgagatggcttgatcctcgcaagaggtacgtaggcagctcgtcgcaacccgacgagttcagctatccccctcgccaaaaaggggggggggaagatggggacagacatccttgtactcccgcaaaaacgcTTTTCGCATGTAATctacattataaattataaattcttttgattCAAACGCTTACTCAACGCGTAAACActaaggaaaacgaaaatcatatctttgaggaacgcgagacgtcgttagttcccgaaaagtcttgattctccattctcctccaaacagtccatccgcgactctaaaaactccaccaaacagtccatccgcgactctaaaattcgcttccgtcgattggccccgacggaaaaatatagaaacgtttcactcaatcaaattcgtagtccggcttctaacggagtccttttgcatccgacaaggatatcatagcgcgctatacaaaaaatccaaattttggttagctcttcgtaaaggaagtagctcgactcgtatccaaacgaatcatataagccgataagcacttcgcagattctagaacggtacgagtcaggtcgaaatcgcaaacaagcaaaacgaaagccgatttgtcatcgcatagctttagtccgaaagtagacctaggtcttgccctaaacccggccttgctggtatctaagacatctcataggcataagtatccaggatacgagatcccaaaatttgcctcttatcgcttacaaacctaacgttcgctacaaagtgaCCTAtggacctagcgacaaaaaaagagattgaatgcgaagtgactacacgtattcagaccctctacacttgacgaaagtataaatcaaaacgcatagttTATAAAAAGCAgttataacagggattcgaaagccaccaacggccgatcccgaaaaaATACAAAGTCACACGACCTCCTAaaggtcgcaacacatacatacaaacggccacacttggcctatcacaaattataatcaaatgcataacaGTCGGTcagagatattccgaacgaagagtcgggctggtcgacttcttcacccccgtcgcctgcatttgaaccctcgcctacatccgccgtatcttccgagacttggataggattccacagttctcggattctcccttcgatcggaggaacaaaggattcggcgttggcacatattctcatcgagccatccatcgtggcaagttcgccggaaagagagaagtcctcgCGCTGCATCTTGTTaagagtaccgaccgaaccacggcactcgcgaaaatcacctacaaagtcctgagcctctttgtacgcttcgaactcggtagaaaaaatttcggcccttcggttcagctcggcggcagctcttctccgtccgctcctttccgcacgaacgagggctcgagcctggaccttggtTGCCGGCGATtctgctcctccacctccaaccgatacttagcaaattccctttccgtttcctccgctttgaaacgggccagccgggcagtgcggaaactcccatcgatcgatgcattccaaactctcacggcctgcagaAAGGccaaggtcaaataaaaagaaaagaggagttactcaagtttcaaaaacaaacctcgttgaccaagcgagcaccctccgcggtcaccttgtccctctcctcgttgtccaaagactcgtcacgggaaaacgacggagggagttcatcaaagaagtcacccgggggaggagcATCCTGATTccctgaggtaaagccaggatcgtatctcggcggtgcgccatctcccgacgaggtcTCAAAAGCGATCCCTTTGTCCTTACGAGGcctccgcctctgccttaaaggggcaaaaacgtaggatctatcattgacacagggccgcgtaccgcctcgcgatcggtgaagcgcgaccgcccctcgaatccggtcgagagtgaaggagttccaggaacaaggcctcgacctaaaatATCCCTCTTGGTCAAGAGATCGGAAGGAAcgtgcgcgagacacctgttctctaaaaaaaaaaaaaaaaaaacacacacgttcagtactcgcctttcggattctaagaaaggggatgcgacaatcttacctcgttggtacaaccagtccgtcgggaatagatggagaaagccttcctcgacagactctccatctatcctcacaaaaaagaaacgatcaacatgatccttggcgtgcgaggtaactccattgattaccgaaaaattggtcctcgccttcatggagtatactccgttgatgctcgtcgccttagagttccacaacccttcgaaatcagcagggctaaggtccatccctaactcaTAACTCAGAATCGCAACGCCAAGCCAACTCtccaaagccggcacgttcagctggctgattgcgattccgaaacggtcgagggcctggACAATGatcccagggattgggaaccacagtcggcattgcgtcaagaacgcctcgtaacaagtgaagtaaccttccggaggatgctccgaactctcattcccacggggaatgcgaaacacgactcccttcggaacctcataaaactctcgaagaattccgagatattcgggggatacttcgctcggcgagtcaatTTCCTTACGCATCCTCAggggtcgccggggaatcgggatcacaggaaggggagcatcagaacaaagacagcgtcgcagtacgcattcctgttgatctctgaaacctcgggcttcggaacTTCATCCTCGGCatgaaaactatccgaagacgagtgagattgcctcctcgaggattttgatcttgaagtcattcttttcttaaaaagtagagagagaatttgcaagagagagattaacttgagattcttgggtgaagtaagaatggtaaaagattcacaagtctttataggcaaagattttactattcaccccgaccttcgacacgatttcgtctccatactttcctcacgaaccataccgcaagctaggacctacgaactctacggctcctagctagctgggggctaactgttggggtcaaaatcggtcaagacgaaatcaatgtccgaaagtctcggaaaaacattagagtaacctcgagagactaattgttaatcgagaaacctcgggaaaatattaagttcgagattgatcatctcgaaatcaactgctagaaacattttctacacaagggaaagcctacggaaaactaaaaacgcaaaaacacgcacaaaccgaaggaaacgagcagccgactccggacatggccgtggccgccgggcggctagccccgtgctggccgtggccgccggcggctagcgcccgtgctggccgtggccgccgggcggctagccccgtgctggccatggccgccggcggctagcgcccgtgctggccgtggtcgccgggcggctagccccgtgctggccgtggccgccggcggctagcgcccgtgctggccgtggccgccgggcggctagccccgtgctggccatggccgccggcggctagcgcccgtgctggccgtggccgccgggcggctagccccgtgctggccgtggcctccggcggctagcgcccgtgctggccgtggtcgccgggcggctagccccgcgctggctcgggtcgtcggacggctagtcttcgtgcgtaaatTCTAGGCTttcgggtcgccagaaatccgtgttttgcgactttccgagatcccgcaaacaaactccattttcctgctccaagattccaaagaacccgtaagacgtcaacggacaggaagacttcgtataaaacggtgatggttatcttaaaacaccatgtgcctcagcaatggatcgaagatcttccgaaagactcgacatccaagtaggagcattctatCAAggaaaatcgtagaaaacagcggaagaccggaagacggcccgaaagggaccaaacccgatagaacgcccgtttacgattttctaaaagggaTAGATatgacggtttacaattatctccgcataacaagataaatgttaaacttccgaaaagataaatgtcaactttccgaaaataAATGTccactttcccgataaacgcgaaagccgacgaaaatggaaacagtccagcccgcggcagactcagcccatcagggatagaccgtcatatggagtatataagcaaagctaggagcagaggaagggggatccgaaatcagaagaaagaaaccaccccagagcaacttagaacttaggcgcttatttccttttttagcgagctgcgactcaactaggttagatctaggttttgagactagcgacgatcgacagctcttgtggccgagatctcgacctgttgtccaacgctctccgcagattcggaaataagattctttcttttttgctctctttattttacgcatttattcccaaactagacttgtattaactttgtcgtgcgtggcccagcagatagccgggatcctcgggggaaactaggtcaacttagttttcctacgttttaacttaactaaaatcgacagtgcgtatttcggttcccacaaggGATTACGGCTACTAAACTAGCATTTCTGCAATCTAGAGACGCAAAGATTGCTGATATGGCTAGTGAGATTTAAGAATTGAAGGGCATGGTCCGAGAGTTAGCTGGAAAGAAGGTACTCGTTTTCACTACATTTACTCAACTGGTCTGATTACagttaataattaataatggtTTTCTCTTCTCACAGAAAACTAATGGTGAGACTGAAACATCtgagacaagtgctggattcaaAGAAGGAGTCAGAGTACAAATACTGGATTGGTTTGAGTCAGAAGATGTAGTTGTTGGTGAAGGAGAATTTTGCTCTGATGAACCGATGTACAAAATTGGTCGTGTGCCTATTGGTCCTAATGCAGTGGCTGTTATTGTTAAGTCTGCATTAATCTCTGAAGCTTTTCTCTGGAGGCCTACGACAGATGTATTATCTCTTGGGGACGCAGTGGGATGCAAAGTAGCTTGGCCAATAAATAAAGTGGTTTTGGACAGGAATCCAGTAGCGTCTCAAGATGTATTGATGGTAAAGTTTTTTAATCTAGTACTTTTTCGACATAAGTATAGGTCTCTCATAGCAACACAAGgaaggcgaaactcgaagatgCAAAATCTATGACTGGacttcagaagaagaagaggttatTGCTGAAGGTTTCCTGTGCTCATCTAATTCCAAAGAGATGGTTAACAATATACCTCTGGGTCCAAATGCGGTGAGCATTGAAGTGGTGAAGGTGTTTAAAGATAATGCTCATTTGTGGAGGCCAACTGCGGAGATGTTTTTGATTGGTGATGCAATTAACGAGAAAATCGCATGGCCACTCCTCAAGTTTGAAATCATGGCTTCGATCACTACAGCTGCAACACCTGCAAAACCTGCAGCCACGAAAACAGCATCACCTACCAAACCAGCAAAGAAAAAAGCAATGGTATGTTATTGAAATGAATAACCTTGTATTTGTTTGTCTGTTGGTTGACGTTGGAACTTGTTGAGTTTTAGAGTCCAGGCAGCACTAGTACCACAAAAAATGCAAAGCAGAAGTGTATTCTCTTCGACTGCAGCAACACCGGACGTAAGGTAGGTGAAGGAAGAGTGGCTTCAACTGATCCGAAAGAGCTGTGTCACTTTGTGCCCCTGGGTCCAAATGCAAGCAAGGTGTGGGTTGAAGTGGCTAAGATTGGTGATGCAAAGGTGTGGAGGCCAAATTCAGAGATTGAATACATCTCTGATGCAATAGGTTCGGTTGTGGCATGGCCAAATGATAAACTGAAGTTGGTGTGAAAGTCGGAAACAATGTAGCTctagttgtgtttttttttctcgacGGCTCTAGTTGTATTTCTAGTTTGAACTTATGTGAAgttatgtgtaatatttatgTGTGATATTATGTGTAAGttcacaaacaaaaaacaaatattatgtgTAATATTAAGATATAATCTTGTGTACTATCGTTCAAATCTTTAAACTCCAAACAAATCCCTAAACCACAAACAAATCTCCAAACCCTATGtccaaatccctaaaccctaaaaaaatccctaaaccccaaacaaaTCTCCAAACCTTAATTCCAAATCCGTAAATCCCAAAGAAATACCTAAACCCCAAACAAATCTCCAAACCCTAATtccaaatccctaaaccccaaacaaaTCCCTAAATTGTTTTAGAtgatagattttaaaattataagaaatcaTATTgtaatcttaattttataaaagacatttgttaaaaaaattataaaactcatTTGTCCAAAATTCCAAACCCTATAGTCTTTGTACATACAACTATGTCTTAGTGTTTATGAATACATGAGTTATATTGAtgagttttataaaaactcatataaaaattttatatatatacgaaattattttttaaaaattggaatactagtaataaaaattttaaaatttaatttactttttttttgcttataaatctattttatgttaattttctgatttcaaacaaaattaatactcAGAGCCAATGGGGAGTAACCTCCAGGATTGCAGACGTGGAAATTGCATACGCCGATGGATACATCTCGCCATCATTGATCAGAGCCGTTCTTTTCTAAGCCAATGAGGAGCCACCACTAAGATCGCAGACTGATTAATCCTACACCGTTTGATTTACTGAACTTACTTTGATCAGAACCGTTCATTTGTTTTTCTCATTCTCTTCTCCCAGAACACAACTCCGAACAAAACATCCTCTTCTTTCAGAACAAATCTAAGATCTGAAAGACGTGTATGTCTCGTTATCTTTGATTTGGATGACTCTTAGTTCCGTTCACCGATTGAAATAAAGCAAATGGATAAGACGTGGGTTTGGCTGCCAAGGTATAACCTAAGATCTCTCGAGCTCACTTGTATTCACCGATTGAAAGAAAGCTAACTACTTTTTCTGATATATCATGTAGGAATAGTGACGAGTACTCAGAAGGAGCAACTAATTTTGTGTATTCATCAGCAAGAAGATTGGGAAATCTGTCTGAAATGCTGTGTCCTTGCAGAGACTGCCGCAATTTAAGCCATCAGCTAGTTGATAAAATAGTCGAGCATCTAGTGATTAGGGGTATGGATAAGAAGTACAAGAGCTCTTGTTGGAGTATTCATGGTGAAAAAAGAGAATCTAAAGAAGACACTGGTCCTGGCAATGAAAGGGAGGCATATGAGTTGTTTAAGACAGCATTCTCCATGGATGAAGATGGTCCAAATCAGACGAATGAAAGTGGGGTGGAGCCAAATGATGGTGATGAAGCAGCAGAGGAAACTGAGTTTAGGAAAAAGTTAAGAGACGCTGAAACGCCATTGTACTCGGATTGTATCAAACACACGAAGGTTTCAGCAATCATGGG
Encoded here:
- the LOC130494700 gene encoding uncharacterized protein LOC130494700, with protein sequence MVRELAGKKKTNGETETSETSAGFKEGVRVQILDWFESEDVVVGEGEFCSDEPMYKIGRVPIGPNAVAVIVKSALISEAFLWRPTTDVLSLGDAVGCKVAWPINKVVLDRNPVASQDVLMQHKEGETRRCKIYDWTSEEEEVIAEGFLCSSNSKEMVNNIPLGPNAVSIEVVKVFKDNAHLWRPTAEMFLIGDAINEKIAWPLLKFEIMASITTAATPAKPAATKTASPTKPAKKKAMSPGSTSTTKNAKQKCILFDCSNTGRKVGEGRVASTDPKELCHFVPLGPNASKVWVEVAKIGDAKVWRPNSEIEYISDAIGSVVAWPNDKLKLV